Genomic DNA from Coffea arabica cultivar ET-39 chromosome 7e, Coffea Arabica ET-39 HiFi, whole genome shotgun sequence:
TTCGTGTGAATTGGCCTTCCGGTTGCAAAACCGGAGAAACTGGCTAAAAGGATCACGGGTGTCCAATTTTACAAGTTCGAGGGCTTAAAGTcagcaaaaaatagatgaggggcTTATTTTTACCTAAACAAAGAGTTCAAGGgccaattggataatttgccctTATAGAAAAAGAAGATGATTCTTAATAGAATGATTCTTTTAATGTCCTTCTATTTCCTCTAAAAACAATCCACCATCAAACATTTGAGTGCTTAATAAGTTTATTTCGTTAATGAAAAACACGATTAACTACAGTATTAGGTTTCACGTATCTTAGAGATCAATTCGCAGGATCTTTTGCCCGCTAAAGTTAAACCTTAACCATTGTTTGGatcgaggaaaagaaaggaataagAGAGATTAGGTGTTTTGTGTTTGGATTGGTttagaggagagaaagagaataccttttccttctttttctccaAACAATACGTTAgttttccatttcttcttcttccataCGTATGTATATATGACCGACCAACACGACATGGACAGAGATCACTTTCCTTactcttctttcctttaccgCTGATTGAGAGAATAAAAGCTACCTTTGGGCTAGCTCTCGTATTTTAATCTGAACTTTTTGTTGTAATACCTTATTTACATCAACTAGCCTCATGATGTTATCACTGGGTCGTAAGGTGCAGCGCCTAACTATACACAGATTCATATGGTTCGggtatcacttttttttttttgggttggaaAGACGGGTATCACATATAATTAGTTTAAGGAGGGAAGTTGACAGGTTTTAAAACgtctgaaagttcaaaagatagACAAAAGGCTAAAGATTCCTTAGCAGACAATCACCATGATAGGAAGACTGGTAAAGACCTCCATTTTATGTAATTACTACGACTTCATGAAGAACAGCAGTAATTGATGTCTTCTTTCGCAAATTCTCTTCGTGATTGCATTATAGGCCATACAGTACCAGGAAAATGATTATTTGTTATGCTTGTAACGCTGTACTTTCTCAAAACAAACAACTTTCCATACAAAGGAGCTGTATGTtcaagttcaaaaaaaaaaaaaaagaactgtaTGTTCTGCTCAGAAAGTTGGTAGGGTTAATAAGAGAACTCACTTTTGTTTCTCTAGGATGTTTGTGAATAATTTACTGGGACGTTTTGGCCACTTAGCTACATTCAGGGATATTACTGACTTTTTCACTAAATTCAAGGACATTTTGCCCCATCATTAAAGTTCCCCTAGCAGCAGATTGATTGTAGTATATCGCGAAAAATTGATAATACAAGGGCGTATAACGTTGGAATTGATAGTTTCAGGGGCACTTTGCAACTCAAAGAAAGTCTAGAATGCATTTTACAATTGAGCTCATTATGTACTCTCCAAGCAGATAATTATTTTAATGGAAACAGTGAAATTAGGAAATGGACCACAGAATCAATCATGTCCTGAAATATTCTCAAGATTGATCTTTTCAGAAGGTATCTTCAAAGCTGGAATATGTTGAGCCCACCTTAGTCAAAAAGATATGGGTCATCTTCTACTCTTGTTCTACTTGTTGTCACTTGTTACCTTCCCCAGCCAAAGTCAAAACCATGAGCAACTCTCTGTCTGTCTCTGCGTTGCCCAGTCCCACTCCCCCATGCTTGAAGTTGAAACAGGCTTGTGGCCTTCAGCCTTCAACGGTCGCCCATTACGTTTTAGTCAACATTTAACGAGCTATGCCATTGCACTAGAATTTTTGAACGTTGATCTTCAACCCTCTTGGCTTTGTATATTCTTAATTCATCTTAAAAATGtaaactactttttttttttaaagaaaatgaacaatgaTTCTGCCACAGAAACACCGTGGGTGCACAAATGTGCTGTAAAGAAGCTGCCCATTCTCAATTCCTCATTAGCAGCTTGCCTTGAATACCTCCCTTATCACCTGCCTCAGCCGCTTTTGCGGCACTGCCGAAAGTGATTTGTACCGTTTGAACCTCAGTTTTAACTTTTTTATGTAAAACCCCATTTCCTGTGTGCACTTTCTGATCAACATTCATTGACCGTTCAATTCCAAGTTCATCGCTCCTGTCCAAATACTCTTTTGGAATTTATGTCGATCAACAGTTCAAGACTCAATCTGTTCAGTATACTGCAGCTTTTGACCTTATCTAAACTTATTCCGTACGCAAGAAAGAATTTGAGCAGCACCACTCTGTCAAAAAAAAGACcaactaataataatattagTCCTTAGTTTCCACGACTGACTGTCCAACACATTCTTCTGCTACATCAGCCAAGAAAAGGACATGCATGCAGAAGTATGGAGTATTATTATGCCTTTGATTCTCATAGGGCAGTCATGCATACTTGGTGCTACCAGTAGCTGGTAGTAGTAACTTGGTAATTATTACTTGATCAATCTGGTGCAGACGTGATTCATTAACATTATAAAGATTCTAGTACTAGTGTCTGCTCGATGTGGGCCCCCAGAAATTGGATGACAACGAATGTGCCCGCCAACGTGACATGGTTAAGTTATACAGGGCGTATTCTAATTCTAATTCTAACTTCTAATTTCTAcagtgagaaagaaagagaaaaagagatagaATGGAGGGATCGTCTGAGACTCTGAGGTCCAGGATTGGCGTGACTCGAAGGGAATGGCGGTCTTGACCATCCaggtatctttttctttttatcctcAGGTTGGAAAGAATAATATTCTTTCCAACTGATATAAATACCTTGTAACCTTTAAGCTTTCTTGCTGAAAACTGCTGCCTCTCTTCTCCACTTAAGCACTGGTGCATTGTTAGCCGTGAGATCAGTTCGGTATGGACAGCAGACACGAGTCTTCTGAGACTCTGAGGTAAAATCTCTACCGTGCTATTGaatacttttttatttattgtttccTCCTGATCAAGATGAAAAGGTTCATGTTGTGCATGAAAAAGAGAGAGGCAATAATTTAGCGTTTCATGATGATGCTCTCAGGAACAAATGCGCTGCATGCTATAGGCAGTTCAACAAAATGGAACACCTTGTGGAACACATGAGGACATCCTATCATTCGGTTCATGAACCCATGTGCGGAATTTGCAGGAAACATTGTCGATCATTTGAATCTCTGAGAGAACATCTTATAGGTTAATTAAATCATTTCTGTCCTAGCCAACACAGTAATTATTCAACCATTTTCGGCTCTCTGCCTTTTCCATTTGATCTGATGTGGTTGGTTCTGACACATGCGGGATTGAATTGCAAAACCAGGGCCGCTCCCGAAAGCAGAATGTGAGAGGATTTTCAAGGACCGGGGATGTGACCTTTGCTTAACAGTCCTGAGCAGTCGCAGTGCGCTCTGGAATCACCGGGAAGCATGCCAATTCTCACGTTCGAACAATGTATGGAACGACAATTAAACTCAGGTGTATATTCGCATTTCCATTCCACGACAAATAGtaaaacttttttgttttttgtacgTAGGGGGTTCTGTGTCGTCTGGCAAATTTGGGCATACAAGATGAATTAAGGCTGGACAACAGTAGAGCGAAGGTGGTCGCCCTGGCTTGCAAAATGGTTGGAGGCGGTAGCGATGGTTCTTTAGATCTGTGTGCAAGAATTTGCCTCATCGATGAGCACGAAAGGATAATCTTTCATGCATATGTCAAGCCACAGCTTCCCGTCACAAACTACAGGTAATGGAGCAACAAAAAGATCGTCAAAATTCACATACTACATAGGCACATAGAAAGTGAATTTGCACTCTAGCTAGAGACGGACTTTGAAAAATTCTTCTGCAGGTATGAAACAACGGGATTGCGACCAGAATTTCTAAGGGAAGCGATGCCGTTGAAACAAGTGCAGAGAAGGATTCAGGACTATTTATGCAACGGGGAACCAATATGGCACATCCGTTCTAGAGGAGGAAGAGCTCGCGTCCTTGTGGGACATGGTTTGGATCACGATCTTAAGTGTTTGGAAATGGAGTATCCACCGATAATGATCAGGCAAGTTAGCTAGTTACGGGGCCGCCCaccaattatatatatatactttgcTGCAGGAACACCAATTTTGACGCCTATgaaactccttttttttttctgaaaaaaaatttttttggcagGGACACGGCCAAATATCCACCACTTATGAAAACCAGCAAGCTTAGCAACTCGCTCAAGTATTTGACAAAAGCATACCTTGGGTAAGTAGCTTAATTAAAGTCTGGATGTTAGTAGTACATTACATCAAGAATAACAacatcatgattttttttttattttttttttggggactCTGCTAAGGAaaatgtttttttctttttggtggtggtggtgggcaGCTATGACATTCAAACGGGCCAGCAAGATCCGTATGAAGACTGCGTTGCTACACTGAGGCTCTACATGAGAATGAGATCACAGAATCACGATACGGAGGACTGCCCTCTTGCTACCGACCCCCAGAACCGCAACAATTTTGCGTCATGGCGACAGAACGAGCTCGAGAGGATGACTCCTGAAAAATTGCTAGAGATCTCAAGGTCTGACTATTATTGCTGGTGCTTGGACTCCAGAACCAGCCACACCAATTCTTGAAGCATTATGTATAGAAGAAGTGAAGATTGTTATTTGCTTCATGCCGCAAAATTTGATCTACACACCAATAACTACAACTTAGCATTTAATCCGTCATTATATTCTCTGTTATAGTATCGGATGATGCAGCATCCATCATGTAACATGCTGCTTGATccaatttatcaatataataaatttttactGCCACCTCattcttgttttgttttccttccttAGACTTAGAGTGCAGCAACACGATGACGTAACTTATACTACTATTGTTCGTCTGACGGATTCTACTAACTTTGGAAAAGTCAACCGGACTCTACTCCCCACTCATTCCGTTAAAGGggagtttcttttttcttttttttttttgggggttgggggggggggggggaatggaaaacaaacaaaaaaaaaaaagaagcaaaagggaaaaaaaaaagtttgcgAGCCGCATATGTGATGGATAATACTTGAAATGGAGGAATGCCATTTCAGGTAGTCAAAGTTAAGAGACACGTTGAAAAGGAAATGTTTTGGCGTTTTTGCTACAGAATATAAAAAGAAATAGGACTAGCAAACTTGCAATTGCAcgtactttctttttttttttttccgactGGTGGTATCTTGGTCAATTGATCAGACTAATCCCCCTGGAAGAGCCCGCCCCAAAGATTTCAGCGTGATACGGGAAGAGAGTCGAACACGGGACCTTGCTCCTGAAGAGGAGGCTACTGAACCGGTCGCAATTACACGTACTTAACAGAACTACTTACTAGCTAGCAATTActtttctatattattattaGTGCACAAGCAGAAACCGCCGattatctttttttaaaaaaatttattccgGTACGTGTCTCTTACCAAACTACTAGTGGCAGCAtattaaaagagaaaagaaagaaaggcaaTCTAGAATCCTTCTTACTATTTAATAGGTGTAGTGAAAAAGGTTATGATGCGTCCACTCCGGGGACTGGAGAGGGCAATGATTCGTGAGATCAGGGCATTGGATATATACCGCCTTGCCGGTAGCTCTGCCACTTTGAATATGGGAAAATGCTTCAATGGGAAATGGGCCTTTAGGGTCAATCACCGGCTTCAGCTTCTCCTCCTCTATGAAAGGTTTGAGTTTCTTTAAGACGGAGACGGTTGAAGTGACCACAAACACGTTATGACTAGCAGGGGGAAGGGAACCACTGGCCCCGCCGGCCAGATTGTCACCGCCCTTCCCTTCCGCCTTCTTTTACTGCCTCGATACCCCTGCCACTCTCACCTGCTCATTTGATTTACTAGCACCAGAAACTTTTACGTGCTGCAGTAAACAGAGAGCAAGAGACTGATTTGATTGCTTAGGATTCATTCTTACCAACGGTATCAAATTTCTCTGGCAAATCTTCATACTTGTTCTTCCTGTAGTCGATTGCCAAAATCAGCACCTACAAGTTGCTGCCGCTCTGCATGCACCAAACACATTCTTTGCCACCTGCCTCGGATCAAGAAACCGTTTCAGTCAATGCATGAATTATCGTCGTGTTCTGATCAAAGGTCAATCTTCAGAACTACTTTTAATTGATCTAATAACTCAAAAGCCAAACGTAAAATTGCTATGAAGGTTCAgccaaatatgaaattttcattgatacataaagtaaaaaaaaaaaaaaaaattttggttgtcTCTGCCAAGGATGACTTAGTACAGTACTGCTACCACTTCTTGTTGATTGATTCTCAATAATTATCATTTATCACGAATTCTTTGGAACTGACCAATTAGAGCTGATTTTCACTAGGTGTTTTAAAGTACTGGAAGTTCAGCACCACCTAGAACAAGAATTGATTTACCAGCTGAAAAGCCAGCGCTTTCAAGGCCCTCGCACGCTGTTTCAACGGCTAGAGGAAGACTAGCTGCCTCGGCGAAACCCAAACCTTCTCATCCACTGCAGTGTACTCCGCCAGTGACCCACAATCCTTTGGGTGGTGGGCATGCTCGTGAATTTCTCCATATACTTCATCCCCGACCTTGAATTCCTTCACTTCGATCCCAACTCTAACTACCacttcttttcaaaaaaaaaaaaaaaactctaactACCACGTCCGCGACATCATCATATCCCGCAACAGTCTACctgataaaaaaaaacacagtaAATCCACACAAGGACTATCTAGTGACTAAAacaaaaagctaaaaaaaaaaaaaaggaggtttACCGGGAGAGGAGAATCAGTGGCCTCGAATGATCCAGCCATGCGTTTGAAGTCGACTGGATTCAGGGACGCAGCAACTACTTTGATCAAAACCTGGTCATCATTTACGTCAGGAACATCAACCGAGGTTGGCCATAGACCCAGGCCTTCATTTTAGAGGGGATGTTAACTGGAGTACCGGTTGCCATGGCCGAATAATTTGGCTGAGATCTACTTGCtactatttctttctttctttctttctatgtATGTTATTTGGGGGATGGCAAATGCCTCAAACTATGCATGAGTCTTGCAGTTGCAGCTTTCAATTTGTAGTTGTCGACTGACTTTGTCAAACCGGGAatttgttttttcttccttttcccctTTGGGGGACAGATTGTGTGCTTCGCGCTCCCCGTAAAACGAAGAGCAAATTGTGCGAAATGTCAATAAACTATTGCGAGATGAAGGTTTTAGTCACTAAATATTTTTATTAGCTAAAAATATCACTGAATTAATAAATTTGTATCGTTTTAATCACTCCGTATATTTATACTATCATAAGAGATGGAAAATAACTTTTTGAGGAGCAATTTCATTTGTACAGTCTTTTCCTTAAATCTCTTCAACATAAATTGCTCTCAAATGTGTTAAACAACTCTCAAGTTCAATTAGAAAGTACAAACCCTTACCCTCTAatagatttgtcctcaaatatGGAGTAGGAGGAGCAATACAAGCAGCTGCAATTTGCTGGGAATGTGTTTAAGCTTCATGAGAGAAAAACGCAAGGAAACAACCGCGATCTGTTCTTGTggtactaaaaccaatttgaagatttcatggattgaTAGGAACCCGGTAAGGAGATATGTTGAATGTGCTAAAGGCGAGGTAAGTGTGTGAAGATGTAAGAAATTCGTTAAATTAAgtttatgtttaattttttggaCATTTATCGGCTAAAAAGAATTTGGACAATTTTTTTATAGATTGATGGTTGTGGTTATTGGAATTGGTATGATGATGAAATGTGTGAGCGTTCCAAACAAGTCATACCTGGTCTTTTAAGGAGAGTAAATAGGTTGGAAATTGAGAATGAAACTTTGCGGCAGCAAGTTCTCAAGTTGCAAAACAAAGTTGAGAAAATGGAGGTTCAAGTAAAAAATCTGAATGAGAAACTTGGAAGAAAGAATAGGAAAAAAATGGTCATTGTTGTTTTTGTTAGAACCTGGACAATTGTTAATGCATCAATGTGGATTTGGGGGGCCTAGCAAGGACACAAGTTTGGAAGGCTGCAAATTGATGGCTACTGCTAATCTTCATCTTTGGTcgatttttttattcttttcattGATTACTTTGATTTTGCTAGATTAATACTGCAACTTTTCTCATCCATTGtttattttgtcaaaaattttaCCAACATTCAAAACTCCACTATTGTCTCTTCATTTATCAGACGAAATTTTTTCCACAAAAGTTGTGTAGATAAAATTGTTTCTTAAAAAGTTATTTTCCGTCTCTCCTAACAGTATAAACGGACGAAGTGACTAAAACGATACAAATTTACTAATtcaataacattttttcttAATGAAAAAGTTGAGTGAACAAAATCGACACCTCGCAATAATTAATGTAGTTATATTTCGCGCGACTTGCTTTAAGACGAACGTGTCTGTGCAAGTTTTTGGCcatataataacaataataattatatatcGAGACAGAGATTCTTTCGAGAGAGACtcattaataatttaataatcaGTGGATCGAGTATCCGTACCCTTATCAAATCAGTGCCAGAATCTTTTTTAGTTTGATTGGACTGCAAGTTTATCTAAATGATGGTAATGCAGAGAGTAGTAATGGTTTGATGACAGACACTAATGCAATGTAAATTCACAAAATCACAGTCACCTGTTCTAGTCGGTTCTACTATATATTTTCCCATCAGCTTCCCATGATTGATCTAAAAAATTGTTGAAGTACCCCAACCCCTGAATGGAAGAAGAAAATATCCCTCTTCCCTGCAATCAAGACGACTAGCATCTTCTTTGCTGCAAAAATTGTAAAAGCAAAATCATCCTTTTTTTGCTTCAAAATTTAACATCTTGGCTTTCTTTAAGATTTCCCGGCTATGGTGAAGAGcattttggcttaactaattttgtcattacaaaataaatataaaagggAAGAATCACTTTTTTTCAACAATCGAAATTACTGGAAAACACACAACAAAGTTAGATTAACACTCAGAGATAATCGAAATCTTGGTGCAGAACACAATTTAAGGTGGAGCTCACAAACCAATACCATTCAGCCAATTGATAATTGAAAGTGCGGCTGAGGACCTTAAACCCAGGGTAACTACCCCACAATCTTTCGAAGTGGGATGGATAAAAGGGAAGAATCACTTGAGAGTAACAATAATCAACTGCCATTGGCTAGGCGATAAGGTATGTGAACAGAATCAACTGAGAGAGAGTTTCGATTTGGGACAGGAACGGAGGTAGCAGATACCTAACAGAGATAGAAGCTGAAGTGGGGAAGTTAtcgcaaaaataaaataatggtgACACGAATCTCTTAGCCCGTGCCTTTCACCTCCCTCATCTGCTTCCTTCGTTTACGCTGTCAAGGTATTGATTGCCTCATTACACGCCGCAGAAACTTAGTGGGAAAGAGATTCAGATCTCGCAGAtcaatttttttcactttatcATTGCTTTTTGTGCAATTTCCCCAGCGCCACGCCCCCGGATCAATCTTGAGTGGAAATGGGGAATGAGCATCAAACGGTGgctggacaagaaattgagagTAAAATGAATTAATGCCTGGTTTGTGGCTGTGAAAGAACAATTGTGCAAGAAGTAACAGAACCACGAATTAATGACTCGTTGTGGCTGTAAAAGAACAATTAACAACTTGTTTTTGAGATGTTGAGCATCTCCCATTAATTGCcaattgattttgaaatagaAATTCAACTTCTTTATCTGGTGTCAGAATTGGGTCTTGAATTTGCTTGTTTTTCCGCTTGTGTTTCACCCAATGCCCTTCTACTAGAATTGGGCCTTGAATTTGCCTTGTTTAGAGTTTCACCCAGTGCCCACTCGCCTGAGGGCTTAAGCTCATTTGTCAAATAGAATGGAAGCCCAACTTCTGTATCAATATGCTCTAGTGAATGATTATTTACTTAACACATACTACTAGAATGTGTGGCCATTTGCAATTTATAATTACGCTTGAATGCTCTTTCACAATTGCGAAAGCATTCATTTACTTGATGTAatgcggttttttttttttgttgcgaCATAGTTTTATTTCGTTTAATCTCTCTTAGTATTTCGTACCACacaattcaatttttatttcacacattaaattttttaattctttacCTTAGAGGGCTGTCTTTTGTGAAGGAAGGGAAGAAAGACTGAGGCATAAGAGAGTAATTTTGAGATGACAGAGTATGTGCTATTTATTGATGATTCGGAGAGATGAAGGCTTGATTTTGCAAGAAGGGGATCTTCATCGTTGATTTTTTTAACTTCAGGGAAATTGGGAGTAGTGTTTTGCCGCTGAGGTGGCGGAGATGGCGGGTTCAAGGAGGAAGAAGGATCGAGGACTGAGAAATTGGAAACGGAAGGCGAACTCGGTCGACATTGCTTGCTCCACATCCACAACCCTCTCCCGTGACTGTGAGTCGGTGCGAGTGTCCGAAGCTCAGCCCGCAACTCAAGTAGCTGAGTTACAAACTGCAATTTCAACACGGCTGGTTCCTTCTGAACCAACAATATTAACTGTCCACAAAATTTCTTCAACAACTAAAATAACTGCATTTATCAACAcaaaaatatatttcacaagGCAGcaatagccaaaaaaaaaatttggtataCATCTTCGAAAAAGCACTGTATTATCAGAGTTGTATTAAAGTCGTCCTATtcgttataaaaaaaaaaaaaaaccatttgtAAGGAAGAAAAATCCACCTAGATATACACAATTCAGGCATCCTTTATAGCAAGAGTTTAGTCCCGGTTGTATATACTATAAAAGAACATCACATATATCCAGAAAAACTAAATACTACATCTGTCTGGACGTGCAAAGGCCATAGCCAGATATGAGAGCAGTGGAAGCTAGGGCCGCAAATGCAAGGAAGGACATTGACACAGCCGTGCTTGCCATATCTGGGAATTTGTCCTTGCCCCAATTTGATTCCCAGTCCTCAACTCGAGTAGCAGCAGAAGATGATGCTGATATTAGAAGATACGATATCATCTGAAAATTTCAAACCATTTCTATCGCCACTAAGTTTTGGCCCATAATAAGATGGAAGATCAGCTTGTTTCATTTAATCCaacaaaatggaaaagaaagaaacgccTAGTAAAACATATCATTATTCTTTCTAGATTAAAGCTTTGATTAGAAGCTTCCGAATTGAAGGCAGGTCCGGCAGATCAGACTGATGTAATTGTCTTGGAGTCTGGTAAATAACAGAAGGCTGAATAAataaaacttgaaaagtttgtaCAAGTACTCTTTACAGAGCAGCCTCTTTTGTCCTCCTGTATACAAGATCCTAGAAACAATCTGCCCGATGCAggtgaaaatttgccccaagtTTTAATTGTTTAAAGTCTGCCGTTCTAAACCAGGCTAAATCAAACGGTGTTGACAACCAAGAGAATATTATTAGAGCACCATGATGAGGAAGTGCAGAAAGCAAGTAGGTTACTTATATCATGCAACGGAAACATGGAAAAGGTGCAAATACTAAAGCATCATTGGACCCTTGAAACATTGCAAGAAAAAGATCAGgttcttccttcttcttttgcCTTCTGCTTATTGCTGATCTCTCTCTTTTGAAAGCTTATAAAACTAGTCCTGTCACTAGTTTCCATcattttagaatttaaaaaTGCAGTATCCCGTGTTAGATAATTTCACGAAGCAGAGAATCTACCAGCAAAAGCGATAGTTTTAGAACTAGAAGCATGGACCCTCGGCAAAAAGTAGCAACTTCCAATTCCAGCCACTGTTAATGCTGTGGGGGAATATCAGCCAAGTGTATTATGACCCACATAAAAGCGATAGGAAAAATACAAGGTTACTAGTACTAAAACTCCATTTAAGGTCGGACTAAGGCCTACGAAAGACCCTTGAACGTTGCAACACGGCAACAATTATTTCTTCCACCCACCTCAAAACCACACGAATGACCCAATCCAAGGTGTCCCCTTTTCTTCTACTCAATCGATTACCATTATCATAATTTGGACATTAAATGAAGAGAACACCATCACCACTACCGTGTGGTCCCTGATTAACATTCCTTCAAATGCCCCCAATTTACCTTGGCAAAATAACCAGTGCCTAGTAAAACAAGTAATCAGACTCCCTAgatactcaaaaaaaaaaactcctataAAGCATGCAACAAAAACATTAACAACGAATTCTTGGAAGTAGtaagaaagaaacaagagaaagttCAATAACTAAATGATCAGCCATCGGGAATAATGAAAATGATATGGACTTGCCTGGTCAAGAGCAAAATCAATAGGGTGTCGAAAACGGTGCAGAAGCCTTGACTTGGAAGCGCATAACTGGTAGCCCAGATCCACGGCCTGTGCTCCGGAGTACAGAAATGCGATCACATTCACTGTCATACAGTACCTGACATATATTGGttgcaaaaaattttcaatgctTCTTACTACTTTATGGTACAAAGTTTCAGCAGACTAACAGAGTCACATACGATACTAGACCATACCAGCTATATTAACTAGTAAGTAATGATATAATTTAACAAAAGAGAGAGTACTACTCATTCTAGTTGAGAGACCTGAATTCCTTGTAACGATCGAATGAATCAAGTGCCCAACCTTCATGTCTATCGGCAGCCATGACGGAAAAGGAAACCAATGAGAACAAAAACCCAAAAGCCCTAAACCCCAACGCCGCCTTCTTCATCAATTGCTCTGTCT
This window encodes:
- the LOC113722825 gene encoding RNA exonuclease 4-like, translated to MDSRHESSETLRNKCAACYRQFNKMEHLVEHMRTSYHSVHEPMCGICRKHCRSFESLREHLIGPLPKAECERIFKDRGCDLCLTVLSSRSALWNHREACQFSRSNNGVLCRLANLGIQDELRLDNSRAKVVALACKMVGGGSDGSLDLCARICLIDEHERIIFHAYVKPQLPVTNYRYETTGLRPEFLREAMPLKQVQRRIQDYLCNGEPIWHIRSRGGRARVLVGHGLDHDLKCLEMEYPPIMIRDTAKYPPLMKTSKLSNSLKYLTKAYLGYDIQTGQQDPYEDCVATLRLYMRMRSQNHDTEDCPLATDPQNRNNFASWRQNELERMTPEKLLEISRSDYYCWCLDSRTSHTNS
- the LOC113723017 gene encoding CASP-like protein 4A1 isoform X1; this translates as MDNSRKSSISSDKEDLHVVDSSNRDSEEFKPPSLPTRSPDYSPEGSSISSDHTSLTHGSSPIPTPREDQTSPPHSPPGKLPPKPRLPAPAINRYVVGEPFSVSKMADSGGQGGRVEDGHEQVKASSGRRFRPSLWIPRRAKTEQLMKKAALGFRAFGFLFSLVSFSVMAADRHEGWALDSFDRYKEFRYCMTVNVIAFLYSGAQAVDLGYQLCASKSRLLHRFRHPIDFALDQMISYLLISASSSAATRVEDWESNWGKDKFPDMASTAVSMSFLAFAALASTALISGYGLCTSRQM